From one Microbacterium aurum genomic stretch:
- a CDS encoding O-methyltransferase — MSEPLPLSADAADAVDRYLVDTLVGEDPALAAAVDAQRAAAMPAIEVAPTGGKLLHLLARAIGARRVLEIGTLGGYSTIWLARALPDGGRVVTIEAEPAHAAVARASIDRAGVGEKVEIRVGRGADVLPTLEDAEPFDLVFIDADKESNSIYLDWAARLGRPGTLIVVDNVVRSGRVADPADDSAQVAGVRAGLAMLRDDPRFDATALQTLDAKGWDGIALAVLV, encoded by the coding sequence GATGCCGCCGATGCCGTCGACCGCTACCTCGTCGACACGCTGGTCGGCGAAGACCCGGCGCTCGCCGCGGCCGTCGACGCGCAGCGGGCGGCGGCGATGCCCGCCATCGAGGTCGCGCCGACGGGCGGCAAGCTGCTGCACCTGCTCGCGCGGGCGATCGGCGCGCGTCGCGTGCTCGAGATCGGCACGCTCGGCGGGTATTCGACGATCTGGCTCGCCCGGGCGCTGCCCGACGGGGGCCGCGTCGTCACGATCGAGGCCGAGCCCGCGCACGCCGCCGTCGCGCGGGCGAGCATCGATCGGGCGGGTGTGGGGGAGAAGGTCGAGATCCGCGTCGGCCGTGGTGCGGATGTGCTGCCGACGCTCGAGGATGCCGAGCCGTTCGATCTCGTCTTCATCGACGCCGACAAGGAGTCCAACTCGATCTACCTCGATTGGGCGGCCCGGCTCGGCCGGCCCGGCACGCTCATCGTCGTCGACAACGTCGTGCGCTCGGGTCGGGTCGCCGACCCGGCCGACGACAGCGCACAGGTCGCGGGCGTCCGCGCGGGACTTGCGATGCTGCGCGACGACCCCCGCTTCGACGCGACGGCGCTGCAGACGCTGGATGCCAAGGGGTGGGACGGCATCGCGCTCGCCGTCCTCGTCTGA
- the eno gene encoding phosphopyruvate hydratase: MALIEAVGAREILDSRGNPTVEVEVLLDDGIVQRAAVPSGASTGAFEAYELRDGDKSRYGGKGVLKAVAAVIDELGPAIEGVEASEQRVVDEILIETDGTENKSRTGANAILGVSLAVAKAAADSADLPLFRYLGGPNAHVLPVPLFNVINGGEHADNGIDFQEYFLAPIGAETYGESLRWGTEVYHVLKGELKSAGYNTGLGDEGGFAPDLPSNREGLDFLIKAIEKAGFTPGTDVAVGLDVAATEFYKDGVYIVEGQTWSAEKLTDYFADLVANYPVVTIEDALAEDDWDAWKHLTDAIGSKVQLVGDDLFVTNPVRLQKGIDLGVANALLVKVNQIGTLSETLDAIALATQNGYRSMLSHRSGETEDTTIADLAVAVNAGQIKTGAPARSERVAKYNQLLRIEEELGDAAVFAGRGAFPRFKG; encoded by the coding sequence GTGGCACTGATCGAGGCTGTAGGCGCACGCGAGATCCTGGATTCGCGTGGCAACCCCACCGTCGAAGTGGAGGTGCTGCTCGACGACGGGATCGTCCAGCGCGCAGCCGTCCCCTCCGGCGCATCCACCGGCGCGTTCGAGGCGTACGAGCTGCGCGACGGTGACAAGAGCCGCTACGGCGGCAAGGGCGTACTGAAGGCCGTCGCCGCCGTCATCGACGAGCTGGGCCCGGCCATCGAGGGCGTCGAGGCGAGCGAGCAGCGCGTCGTCGACGAGATCCTCATCGAGACCGACGGCACCGAGAACAAGTCGCGCACCGGCGCGAACGCGATCCTGGGCGTGAGCCTCGCGGTCGCCAAGGCGGCCGCCGACAGCGCCGACCTGCCCCTGTTCCGCTACCTCGGCGGACCCAACGCGCACGTTCTGCCCGTGCCGCTGTTCAACGTCATCAACGGCGGCGAGCACGCCGACAACGGCATCGACTTCCAGGAGTACTTCCTGGCTCCCATCGGCGCCGAGACCTACGGTGAGTCGCTGCGCTGGGGCACCGAGGTCTACCACGTCCTCAAGGGCGAGCTGAAGTCCGCGGGCTACAACACCGGCCTCGGCGACGAGGGCGGCTTCGCGCCCGACCTCCCCAGCAACCGCGAGGGCCTCGACTTCCTCATCAAGGCGATCGAGAAGGCCGGCTTCACGCCGGGCACCGACGTCGCCGTGGGACTGGACGTCGCCGCGACGGAGTTCTACAAGGACGGCGTCTACATCGTCGAGGGGCAGACCTGGTCGGCCGAGAAGCTCACCGACTACTTCGCCGACCTCGTCGCGAACTACCCCGTCGTCACGATCGAGGACGCCCTCGCCGAGGACGACTGGGACGCCTGGAAGCACCTCACCGACGCCATCGGCTCGAAGGTGCAGCTCGTCGGGGACGACCTGTTCGTCACGAACCCGGTCCGCCTGCAGAAGGGCATCGACCTGGGCGTCGCGAACGCGCTGCTCGTGAAGGTCAACCAGATCGGCACGCTGTCCGAGACGCTCGACGCGATCGCCCTCGCCACCCAGAACGGCTACCGGTCGATGCTCTCGCACCGCTCCGGCGAGACCGAGGACACCACGATCGCCGACCTCGCCGTCGCCGTCAACGCGGGTCAGATCAAGACCGGTGCGCCCGCCCGCAGCGAGCGCGTCGCGAAGTACAACCAGCTGCTGCGCATCGAGGAGGAGCTGGGGGATGCCGCGGTCTTCGCCGGCCGTGGCGCATTCCCGCGCTTCAAGGGCTGA
- a CDS encoding septum formation initiator family protein has product MMREGAGRAAPAPSLRASGDASRGARGTRTRGRVDVREWAGGIRFSAFTGIMLGLVVLAVFVLVPTVGTYLGQRQQIAALENSVRVTTEQVAQLQQEKDRWADPAYIASQARARLYYFQPGEVVYLIDDDLPDTAIPPEQTAVSDQVEQTRVDWMSQLVRSVTGAGLTQTATGPAETGTAPAG; this is encoded by the coding sequence ATGATGAGAGAGGGAGCCGGACGCGCCGCGCCGGCCCCCTCTCTTCGTGCATCCGGGGACGCCTCCCGCGGCGCTCGCGGCACCCGCACGCGCGGGCGGGTGGACGTGCGGGAGTGGGCCGGCGGCATCCGCTTCTCGGCGTTCACGGGGATCATGCTGGGACTCGTCGTCCTCGCGGTGTTCGTGTTGGTGCCGACGGTGGGCACCTACCTCGGGCAGCGGCAGCAGATCGCCGCGCTGGAGAACTCCGTCCGCGTCACCACCGAGCAGGTCGCTCAGCTGCAGCAGGAGAAGGACCGCTGGGCGGACCCCGCGTACATCGCCTCGCAGGCGCGCGCCCGGCTGTACTACTTCCAGCCCGGCGAGGTCGTCTACCTGATCGACGATGACCTGCCGGACACCGCGATCCCGCCCGAGCAGACCGCCGTCAGCGACCAGGTCGAGCAGACACGGGTGGACTGGATGTCGCAGCTCGTCCGCTCCGTCACCGGCGCGGGGCTCACCCAGACGGCGACGGGGCCGGCCGAGACGGGCACCGCCCCCGCCGGGTGA
- a CDS encoding DUF501 domain-containing protein: protein MRAQLGRPMRGVVGIAARCVCGNPTVVATEPRLPDGTPFPTFYYLTHPGATAAMSALEATQVMRELSEVLEDDADVAAAYAAAHEAYLSDRAVYGEVPEIEGISAGGMPTRVKCLHALAGHALAAGPGVNPIGDLALERGDWSPQRCTCAQPRGGAA from the coding sequence ATGCGCGCGCAGCTCGGGCGGCCGATGCGGGGCGTGGTGGGCATCGCGGCACGCTGCGTGTGCGGCAACCCCACGGTCGTCGCCACCGAGCCGCGGCTGCCGGACGGAACGCCGTTCCCGACGTTCTACTACCTGACCCACCCCGGCGCGACGGCAGCGATGTCGGCGCTGGAGGCGACGCAGGTCATGCGCGAGTTGTCCGAGGTGCTCGAGGACGACGCGGACGTGGCGGCGGCGTACGCCGCCGCGCACGAGGCGTATCTATCTGACCGTGCGGTGTACGGCGAGGTCCCCGAGATCGAGGGGATCTCGGCCGGGGGGATGCCGACGCGCGTGAAGTGTCTGCACGCCCTCGCCGGCCACGCGCTGGCCGCCGGTCCCGGGGTGAACCCCATCGGCGATCTCGCCCTGGAGCGCGGCGACTGGTCGCCGCAGCGGTGCACCTGCGCGCAGCCGCGCGGTGGGGCGGCATGA
- a CDS encoding S8 family peptidase — protein sequence MTVRAARLLVAAGLVLTSAAGVGATSADAGVTAPAEVAPPAGVAAPAVATPPAGEVDPVRAAEYWLDEYGVRTAWGTTKGKGTTIAIIDTGIGRNPVEFSGAVVGGADFSGAGSSDGRTPVGAVDGNHGSWVASLAAARGTGAETGMIGVAPEASLLSISIGFGAASSVPFVQQVADAMTWAVDHGADVINLSFTTNTLTWDPLWDTAFQYAFDHDVVVVVAAGNRGTGTDQVGAPATIPGVLTVGGVNRAGVASVEASTQGITIGISAPSEQLLGVSADGQIVEWSGTSGAAPLVAGIAALVRSAHPELDANNVINRILKTAKPAAAATRVPDATYGFGLIDAAAAVSANVATVSASPLPGLTLEEWIRLYRRAEVAPQPTPTATPVQLDPLPKADQVERRSPLLPSADTLRYGTVPLVGATLAAILVALGVTAAARRIRSERAHRTPSR from the coding sequence ATGACGGTCCGCGCCGCGCGCCTTCTCGTGGCCGCCGGGCTCGTCCTCACGAGCGCGGCGGGCGTGGGTGCGACGTCGGCGGATGCCGGCGTCACCGCGCCCGCCGAGGTAGCGCCGCCCGCCGGAGTCGCCGCGCCTGCCGTGGCGACCCCGCCGGCGGGAGAGGTCGACCCGGTCCGCGCCGCCGAGTACTGGCTCGACGAGTACGGCGTGCGCACGGCGTGGGGGACCACGAAGGGCAAGGGAACGACCATCGCGATCATCGACACGGGCATCGGTCGCAACCCGGTCGAGTTCTCCGGCGCCGTCGTCGGGGGAGCGGACTTCTCTGGGGCGGGGTCCTCCGACGGCCGCACGCCGGTCGGCGCCGTGGACGGCAACCACGGCAGCTGGGTGGCCTCCCTCGCCGCGGCACGCGGCACGGGCGCGGAGACCGGGATGATCGGTGTCGCGCCGGAGGCGAGCCTACTGTCGATCTCGATCGGGTTCGGGGCGGCATCCTCGGTGCCGTTCGTGCAGCAGGTCGCCGACGCGATGACGTGGGCCGTCGATCACGGCGCCGACGTCATCAACCTGTCGTTCACGACCAACACGCTGACGTGGGACCCGCTGTGGGACACCGCGTTCCAGTACGCGTTCGATCACGACGTCGTCGTCGTCGTCGCGGCCGGCAACCGGGGGACCGGCACCGACCAGGTGGGGGCGCCCGCGACGATCCCCGGCGTGCTGACGGTCGGCGGGGTGAACCGGGCCGGCGTCGCCAGCGTGGAGGCGTCGACGCAGGGGATCACGATCGGGATCTCCGCGCCCAGCGAACAGCTGCTGGGCGTCTCGGCGGACGGGCAGATCGTGGAGTGGAGCGGGACGAGCGGCGCCGCGCCCCTCGTCGCCGGCATCGCCGCCCTCGTGCGGTCGGCGCATCCCGAACTCGACGCGAACAATGTGATCAATCGGATCCTCAAGACCGCCAAGCCCGCCGCCGCGGCGACGCGCGTGCCCGATGCGACGTACGGATTCGGGCTGATCGACGCTGCCGCCGCGGTCTCGGCGAACGTCGCGACGGTGAGCGCCAGCCCGCTCCCGGGCCTGACTCTTGAGGAATGGATCCGCCTGTATCGGCGGGCCGAGGTGGCGCCGCAGCCGACACCGACGGCGACGCCGGTGCAGCTGGATCCGCTGCCGAAAGCCGATCAGGTGGAGCGTCGATCGCCGCTGCTGCCGAGCGCCGACACCCTCCGCTACGGCACGGTGCCGCTCGTGGGTGCCACCCTGGCGGCTATACTGGTCGCGCTCGGCGTCACCGCTGCTGCCCGGCGCATCAGATCGGAACGGGCCCACCGCACTCCGAGCCGTTGA
- a CDS encoding NAD(P)/FAD-dependent oxidoreductase, giving the protein MPKILIVGGGYAGFYTAWKLEKHLRKGEAEVTIVDPLPYMTYQPFLPEVAAGEIEARHVVVGLRRHLKKTRVITAKVTGIDHAHKTATITPEVGEPWQESYDQIVVTAGAVSRTFPIPGIAENAIGLKTIEEAVAIRDRILTNFDRAANLPPGPERDRLLTVVVVGGGFAGIEVFAEMRALASSLLPDYPQLRFEDTHFHLIEAMSRIMPEVSLKTSEWVLKDLAKRGAYVHLDTQVTGAVDGNVELSTGEVLPTDLIVWTAGVMANPTVVRGSDLPVEERGRIRTRADLRVGTPDEVVEGAWAAGDVSAVPDLTGKGVGGYCVPNAQHAVRQAKLLAKNLVAVLRDEVPREYIHNNLGAVAGLGLYNGVFQSGNLALKGFIAWCAHRGYHGLAMPSWERKWRVIGDWWHNFWLGRDNVSLQTVQNPRYVFEEFAARPRPAAPEAPAAPAAAPAAPAIDPKSVVGEAAPVAGEKADKPTDAATPAAVEASAVAAPAKTETKAPAKKKAPAKAKA; this is encoded by the coding sequence GTGCCCAAGATCCTCATCGTCGGCGGCGGCTACGCCGGTTTCTACACCGCGTGGAAGCTCGAGAAGCACCTGCGCAAGGGCGAGGCCGAGGTCACGATCGTCGACCCGCTGCCGTACATGACGTACCAGCCGTTCCTCCCCGAGGTCGCTGCGGGCGAGATCGAGGCGCGCCACGTCGTCGTGGGCCTGCGCCGTCACCTGAAGAAGACGCGGGTCATCACCGCGAAGGTGACCGGCATCGACCACGCGCACAAGACCGCGACGATCACGCCCGAGGTCGGCGAGCCCTGGCAGGAGAGCTACGACCAGATCGTGGTGACCGCCGGTGCGGTCTCCCGCACGTTCCCGATCCCCGGCATCGCCGAGAACGCGATCGGCCTGAAGACGATCGAGGAGGCGGTCGCGATCCGCGACCGCATCCTCACGAACTTCGACCGCGCCGCGAACCTCCCGCCCGGGCCGGAGCGCGACCGCCTGCTGACGGTCGTCGTGGTCGGCGGCGGGTTCGCGGGCATCGAGGTGTTCGCCGAGATGCGCGCGCTCGCGTCGTCGCTGCTGCCCGACTACCCGCAGCTGCGCTTCGAAGACACGCACTTCCACCTGATCGAGGCGATGAGCCGGATCATGCCCGAGGTGTCGCTGAAGACGAGCGAGTGGGTGCTGAAGGACCTCGCCAAGCGGGGCGCGTACGTGCACCTGGACACGCAGGTCACCGGTGCCGTCGACGGGAACGTCGAGCTGTCGACCGGTGAGGTGCTGCCGACCGACCTCATCGTCTGGACCGCCGGCGTCATGGCGAACCCGACCGTCGTCCGCGGGAGCGACCTGCCGGTCGAGGAGCGGGGCCGCATCCGCACCCGCGCCGACCTGCGCGTCGGTACGCCCGACGAGGTCGTCGAAGGCGCGTGGGCCGCCGGTGACGTGTCGGCCGTGCCCGACCTCACGGGCAAGGGCGTGGGCGGATACTGCGTCCCCAACGCGCAGCACGCCGTGCGTCAGGCGAAGCTGCTCGCGAAGAACCTCGTCGCCGTGCTGCGCGACGAGGTGCCCCGCGAGTACATCCACAACAACCTGGGCGCCGTCGCCGGCCTCGGGCTCTACAACGGCGTGTTCCAGTCGGGCAACCTCGCGCTCAAGGGCTTCATCGCCTGGTGCGCGCACCGTGGCTACCACGGCCTGGCCATGCCCTCGTGGGAACGCAAGTGGCGCGTCATCGGCGACTGGTGGCACAACTTCTGGCTGGGCCGCGACAACGTGTCGCTGCAGACCGTGCAGAACCCGCGCTACGTCTTCGAGGAGTTCGCCGCGCGTCCGCGTCCGGCCGCTCCCGAGGCGCCTGCGGCGCCCGCCGCGGCTCCGGCCGCCCCGGCGATCGACCCGAAGTCCGTCGTCGGCGAGGCGGCCCCGGTCGCCGGCGAGAAGGCCGACAAGCCGACGGATGCCGCGACGCCTGCAGCCGTGGAGGCGTCTGCTGTTGCCGCGCCCGCGAAGACGGAGACCAAGGCTCCCGCGAAGAAGAAGGCCCCGGCGAAGGCTAAGGCCTGA
- a CDS encoding alpha/beta hydrolase produces the protein MDATNPGKGDPAGILRTAEERADKAATVRTAATTMARLAGESGNVWAGVAQVEFASSAARASTELEVLASRWEAEAAALSTYARAVQEIQDAQLPLRLRLEDAADDRRSLGLQYADAELESAIAYAPLAAEEATQRRNWLSWEINETDALLTRLQGDWDELVAQRQAADRACVDALSGAEVTGFSPALLAGNVTGATLLGLSVTNLLVLARNDPDALAPMTGNDPAATATWWDAMPEADRHRLIEAAPGVIGNLEGVLYADRDQANRIWLDQQLAQARNALDNAEQSPDFWQLLMNPRGTSDAQAFAIAEARQRLEGLEGVQRSLRTVDGAEPRYLISLTADTPPLAAVAIGNVDTADTVSYTVPGMSATTADMRGWAQSAENLLNRQAVVDPGRTHAVIAWMGYETPPVPVLQGGFDVLDTKLAEAGAVELNTALGGLSAVRPDAVTNIVAHSYGTTTTAIALSTPGSHVDAFVSLGSAGLPSDIDEARDLRADAVYAGQARSVMAIDPEPGDQWAWSGRLGNHPVDPAGPTFGAVTFGTDSGVGGSPVTDHGTATASGNGYLDLQTESLNNVANATTGHADRLTERLPSEPTMLQKALIEGASGGLY, from the coding sequence GTGGACGCCACGAACCCGGGCAAGGGTGACCCGGCTGGCATCCTGCGCACGGCCGAGGAACGTGCCGACAAGGCGGCCACGGTGCGCACCGCGGCGACGACGATGGCCAGGCTTGCCGGCGAGTCAGGCAACGTGTGGGCGGGCGTGGCGCAGGTCGAGTTCGCGTCATCCGCCGCACGCGCATCGACCGAGTTGGAGGTGCTCGCGTCCCGGTGGGAAGCGGAAGCGGCAGCGTTGTCGACGTACGCCCGAGCCGTGCAGGAGATTCAGGACGCGCAACTGCCGTTGCGCCTGCGGCTGGAGGACGCGGCGGATGATCGGCGGTCGCTGGGTTTGCAGTACGCGGACGCCGAGCTCGAGTCTGCTATTGCGTACGCGCCGCTCGCCGCGGAGGAGGCAACCCAGCGGCGGAACTGGCTGTCCTGGGAGATCAACGAGACAGACGCGCTGCTGACCCGGTTGCAGGGCGACTGGGACGAACTGGTCGCGCAGCGACAGGCCGCGGACCGCGCCTGTGTCGACGCGCTGTCGGGTGCTGAGGTGACGGGGTTCTCACCTGCCTTGCTCGCGGGTAACGTCACCGGGGCGACGCTGCTGGGACTGTCTGTGACGAACCTGCTGGTGCTGGCGCGCAACGACCCCGACGCCCTGGCGCCGATGACCGGGAATGACCCGGCGGCGACGGCGACGTGGTGGGATGCGATGCCGGAGGCTGACCGGCATCGCCTGATCGAGGCGGCGCCAGGTGTGATCGGGAACCTGGAGGGTGTGCTGTACGCCGACCGCGACCAGGCGAACCGTATCTGGCTCGACCAGCAACTCGCGCAGGCGAGAAACGCCCTGGACAATGCTGAGCAGTCGCCGGACTTCTGGCAGCTCCTCATGAATCCGCGCGGCACGAGCGACGCGCAGGCCTTCGCCATCGCTGAGGCCCGTCAACGGCTGGAAGGCCTCGAGGGAGTGCAGCGATCCCTGCGCACGGTCGATGGCGCTGAGCCGCGCTACCTGATCTCGCTCACCGCAGACACGCCTCCACTGGCGGCGGTCGCCATCGGCAACGTCGACACCGCCGATACCGTTAGCTACACGGTTCCCGGGATGAGCGCGACCACCGCAGACATGCGCGGATGGGCGCAATCAGCGGAGAACCTGCTGAACCGCCAGGCAGTCGTGGATCCGGGGCGTACGCACGCCGTTATCGCGTGGATGGGTTATGAGACTCCGCCCGTGCCGGTCCTGCAGGGCGGGTTCGACGTGCTCGACACGAAGCTCGCCGAAGCTGGCGCGGTCGAGCTGAACACGGCACTCGGCGGGCTCAGTGCCGTGCGTCCCGACGCGGTCACCAACATCGTCGCGCATTCGTACGGCACTACTACAACCGCTATCGCCCTGTCCACTCCCGGGTCGCACGTGGATGCGTTTGTCTCTTTGGGTTCTGCGGGGTTGCCTTCGGACATCGACGAGGCCAGGGACCTGCGCGCGGACGCCGTCTACGCCGGTCAGGCCAGATCCGTCATGGCTATTGATCCTGAGCCGGGAGACCAATGGGCATGGTCGGGCCGCCTCGGTAACCATCCGGTCGACCCGGCCGGACCCACGTTCGGTGCCGTGACCTTCGGAACGGACTCGGGCGTCGGAGGCAGCCCCGTCACCGACCACGGCACCGCAACAGCCTCAGGCAACGGATACCTCGACCTTCAGACCGAATCGCTGAACAACGTTGCTAATGCGACCACCGGGCACGCCGATAGGCTCACGGAGCGGCTACCGTCAGAACCGACGATGCTTCAGAAGGCACTCATCGAAGGAGCGAGCGGTGGTCTCTACTAG
- a CDS encoding helix-turn-helix domain-containing protein, whose amino-acid sequence MSAPLVTTTRAAQLLGISRTTLWEHLSRGEVPVVYTAPRKRWVPARVLPSPNGSARAAHEPHQGPQRLGFEWTGGARTRREFAEAIGASYSAVVRAVAADFIPVGPDGRVPELWIAALCSLDEYRRQQEIATF is encoded by the coding sequence ATGAGCGCGCCGCTTGTCACGACGACCCGCGCCGCGCAACTGCTCGGCATCTCGCGCACGACGCTCTGGGAGCATCTCTCGCGCGGTGAAGTCCCGGTCGTGTACACGGCGCCGCGCAAGCGGTGGGTTCCGGCTCGGGTTTTGCCCTCACCGAACGGCTCGGCTCGTGCTGCGCACGAGCCTCACCAGGGTCCACAGCGACTCGGCTTCGAATGGACCGGCGGCGCACGGACACGGCGGGAGTTTGCCGAGGCCATCGGCGCTAGCTACAGCGCGGTCGTGCGGGCTGTCGCTGCGGACTTCATTCCCGTCGGTCCTGACGGACGCGTACCCGAGCTCTGGATCGCCGCGCTGTGCTCCCTGGACGAGTACCGGCGGCAGCAGGAGATAGCCACGTTCTAG
- a CDS encoding TetR/AcrR family transcriptional regulator, with translation MTRRSPTADAAVPPADDGTPPRRPRRTDPDRRDRIIDACLDVIAEVGVAGASHRRIAQAAGVPLGSMTYHFAGIDELLHEAFTRFATTVSAGFERRMAAATDLASARAAVAAIILDDVFGTQRDQVLTHELYTLAAREPQYRALTTAWMARSRAALERHFDPQTARLVDALIEGLTIHYALDDMPRDRDEVALAIARVTAGGAPDVAVRAARPLS, from the coding sequence ATGACGCGACGGTCCCCGACAGCGGATGCCGCGGTGCCGCCCGCTGACGACGGCACTCCCCCGCGGCGTCCCCGCCGGACCGACCCCGACCGGCGCGACCGGATCATCGACGCGTGCCTCGACGTCATCGCCGAGGTGGGCGTCGCCGGTGCGTCGCACCGGCGCATCGCGCAGGCGGCCGGGGTTCCGCTGGGGTCGATGACTTATCACTTCGCGGGGATCGACGAGCTGCTGCACGAGGCGTTCACCCGCTTCGCGACCACGGTGAGCGCAGGATTCGAGCGGCGAATGGCCGCCGCAACCGATCTCGCGTCGGCGCGCGCTGCGGTGGCCGCCATCATCCTGGACGACGTGTTCGGGACGCAACGCGACCAGGTGCTGACGCACGAACTATACACGTTGGCAGCGCGCGAACCGCAGTATCGCGCGCTGACCACGGCGTGGATGGCGCGCAGCCGCGCGGCGCTCGAGCGCCACTTCGACCCGCAGACGGCCCGCCTGGTGGACGCGCTCATCGAGGGGCTCACGATCCACTACGCGCTCGACGACATGCCGCGCGACCGCGATGAGGTCGCGCTGGCGATCGCGCGGGTGACGGCGGGCGGAGCGCCGGATGTTGCGGTCCGCGCCGCGCGCCCCCTATCGTGA
- a CDS encoding MFS transporter translates to MYSLLLAIIYIAFVSLGLPDSLLGAGWPVMQQSLDVPVGFAGIVTMIIASGTVLSSLASERLTRRFGAGLVTAVSVAMTAAALFGFSASGEFWMLCLWAIPYGLGAGAVDAALNNYVALHYAARHMNWLHSFWGVGASISPFIMSYAITSGLGWSGAYLIVGVIQAVLTFALLVSLPLWGKVNTVTAPAADAAGDVDADPDAGETPAGKGSAHVSLATALRIPGVVLILAAFFAYCALESTSILWASTYLVEERAVDPATAAAFGSLFLLGITAGRFLAGFVADRVGDRQLIRGGFVAVGLGALMLALPLDTTIVALAGLVVAGLGSAPIYPAIIHSTPVNFGRRNSQAIIGIQMAAAYAGSTLAPPLFGALSAWAGLWILPLFLLVLVALGLVMSERLNRMVARRAV, encoded by the coding sequence GTGTACTCCCTCCTGCTCGCGATCATCTACATCGCCTTCGTTAGCCTCGGCCTGCCCGACTCGCTCCTCGGCGCCGGATGGCCCGTCATGCAGCAGAGCCTGGACGTCCCGGTCGGCTTCGCCGGCATCGTCACCATGATCATCGCGAGCGGCACGGTCCTCTCCAGCCTCGCCTCCGAGCGCCTCACCCGCCGCTTCGGCGCGGGCCTGGTCACCGCCGTCAGCGTCGCGATGACCGCCGCCGCGCTCTTCGGCTTCTCCGCCTCGGGCGAGTTCTGGATGCTCTGCCTGTGGGCGATCCCGTACGGACTCGGCGCCGGCGCGGTGGATGCCGCGCTCAACAACTACGTCGCCCTGCACTACGCGGCGCGACACATGAACTGGCTGCACAGCTTCTGGGGCGTCGGCGCCTCCATCAGCCCGTTCATCATGAGCTATGCCATCACCTCCGGCCTCGGCTGGTCGGGCGCGTACCTCATCGTCGGTGTGATCCAGGCCGTCCTCACCTTCGCCCTCCTCGTGAGCCTGCCGCTGTGGGGCAAGGTCAACACCGTCACGGCGCCGGCCGCCGACGCGGCGGGTGATGTCGACGCAGATCCGGATGCCGGGGAGACGCCGGCCGGCAAGGGCAGCGCCCACGTCTCACTCGCGACGGCCCTCCGCATCCCGGGAGTGGTCCTCATCCTCGCCGCATTCTTCGCGTACTGCGCGCTGGAGAGCACCTCGATCCTCTGGGCGTCGACCTACCTCGTCGAAGAGCGCGCCGTGGACCCCGCGACCGCCGCGGCGTTCGGCTCCCTCTTCCTCCTCGGCATCACGGCGGGCCGCTTCCTCGCCGGCTTCGTCGCCGATCGCGTGGGGGACCGGCAGCTCATCCGTGGCGGGTTCGTCGCCGTAGGCCTCGGCGCGCTGATGCTCGCCCTGCCCCTGGACACCACGATCGTCGCCCTCGCCGGCCTCGTCGTGGCGGGCCTCGGGTCGGCTCCGATCTACCCGGCGATCATCCATTCCACGCCGGTCAACTTCGGCCGCCGCAACTCGCAGGCGATCATCGGCATCCAGATGGCCGCCGCGTACGCCGGCTCGACCCTCGCCCCGCCGCTGTTCGGCGCGCTCTCGGCGTGGGCCGGCCTGTGGATCCTGCCGCTGTTCCTGCTCGTCCTCGTCGCGCTCGGTCTGGTGATGTCGGAGCGCCTCAACCGGATGGTCGCGCGGCGCGCCGTGTGA
- a CDS encoding VOC family protein has protein sequence MTVQTTTHLNFGGEARAALEFYRSVFGGEVVVTTYGELGMPTDAPGADRVVFGLVTADSGFRIMAYDVLGETTRGIIGGRRTRRENSATLTDQAMFVSLSAATLDELLPLWRALAVDGTVIEPLAASAWSAGFGMLTDRFGVTWSVTVAA, from the coding sequence ATGACCGTTCAGACCACCACTCACCTCAACTTCGGCGGCGAGGCTCGTGCCGCACTGGAGTTCTACCGTTCCGTGTTCGGCGGCGAGGTCGTCGTCACCACCTACGGCGAACTCGGAATGCCCACCGACGCGCCCGGCGCCGACCGCGTCGTCTTCGGTCTCGTGACCGCAGACAGCGGCTTCCGCATCATGGCTTACGACGTCCTCGGCGAGACGACCCGCGGGATCATCGGCGGCCGACGGACGCGCCGGGAGAACAGCGCGACGCTGACCGATCAGGCGATGTTCGTGTCGCTGTCGGCGGCGACCCTGGACGAGCTGCTGCCCCTGTGGCGCGCTCTCGCCGTCGACGGCACTGTGATCGAACCCCTCGCGGCGTCAGCGTGGAGTGCCGGCTTCGGCATGCTCACCGATCGTTTCGGCGTCACGTGGAGCGTGACCGTCGCCGCCTGA